gctatgtggccgtctcgaagtttaaaaaaaattaaaatagtcttctggccctacctgaCACCCTGGTGATTGTATTTTGCACGCTCATTTGGTCAAGACaagaatatatattttaatttgtttttTTGAAAAGGGGGGACTCCTCgacctctgcatcagaacgatgcatacgaccacatctctccctaataataaagcacggattaaGTCTCCGGATTCACCGTCACGGTAATTTTGCAAACGAGTCCCTTCTGTTTTCACTCTTCAATCCGCAGTCCACAAATAACGTTTGCTAGCCCAAAAAACGGTTCAACATCCCACCAACAAATAAAAGCGAGGCCCACGGGTCGTCCTATCTCTCCCCTGTCTCTGGTTCGTGGCTGAGGCAGATCGCATCTTGCTTCGCGACGGTGGCGGCATAGAGCCATCCTTCGATTTCGATGAACTACGTGGACTAACGACCCTCCGCGTGCTTGCGAGGGTGACAAGCCCCCACCAGCCCAAGTGCTTGATGCGCCCAAGCGAAACAGCAGGTCTGTACCCGATGCCTCTCGCGATCTAGATTTGGAGGAGGGGTCGCCTCCCGTTCCGTCCCGGGCAGCGGATGtggaggggggagagagagagaggagcgaGGGAGAAGCATAGAGGATTCTGCCGGCAGTATTGCTCAGAATGGGGACAAAGGAGGAGGCTATTTTGGTTCTTTGATTGATCCAATCCTTCCTACGCCCATAATTTTCTCGGACACAAATTTCACATCTAGCTGCGGCCATGGGATGTTCGGCAGGGACTCCGACAGGGTCTCTTTTGGCCGTTCCACGGGCCGATGTGCTCACAAATACACATCTACTCTATCGACTGAAGTCCTAGCCCAATTATTCCTTTCATTGCTTGACATTGCAGTCTTGCCGTTGTGCCAAAGTCATCAGAATCTCGCCGTTCTGCCAACCTCGCCGGAATTTCTCCATACTGCTGACTTCGCCAAAATTACGTCCGCCCGTGCTCTAGGTACGTCGTTCAAACTGGTTGAGCAATACTGATTCGAAGTTGTTTTGGTCAAACGGCTAAACTGAACCATGCTACTACAGAGTAGCCAAAAGGAGATTCAGTTTTTTTCCTGTGAACTGAAGCTGCTAAACCGAACCATGCTACTACACAATAGCCAACAATGTTGAATACTGATTTGGATTTGAAGTTTGGCTGATAAATATGAGTATCATCATATAATTTTTTGTCTGATGTTTCTAGAATATGTAATTGGTAATGTTATTTTCGGTTTGACAGACGTGGATGATAAGTTCCAGTACCACTTTGTGTGATGCAGTATTCTTTGCTTTTTGAATTTATTAATAGTCGTTGCCGAACTCGAGCAGTCGAGCTTGCTTCTCAATGGTGCCCTATCGAAACCTAAAAAGTTCCTATTTATGGTTAATATAAATCGTGTTGTCGCCACTTTGTAAATAAATCACAAACTTCTTAATTCTTTGTGTATGGGTTGCTGTCAAAACACTAAACTTAATTTAGTCAGGCCATCATTATAGTAGTTTGTCTAATGTACGAAACTCATAACTTTGCTTGATGCATTCTTCAGGTTGAGGGTCTCAGGATGGATGACGTAACAGCTGTTAAAGAGGAGAATAAAGGATGGAAGATGGCATCAGAGGAGGATGCTGAAGCTGGTAGATCAATTGAGCAAGAGTTCCTCACTCATGTGCGTTTATAATCAGTTTTTCCAAATTAGTAGATAATTTCTGTGAAGATGAATACATGTTGTTTGATTCACTATTTGATTGAAGTCCGCTCGGTATCCCCTGGTCCAAATAATCTGTCTACGTCCTTCCTCAGGCTACACCTTCAGGATTTGCGTCGCACCAGTTCGAGGGCTTCGAAGCCATGCTGCTGCTGTTGTCCTCTTTGCCGTTGCGCACATATATGATTCTGGCTCACGGAGTAGGACTCTCTGACTCTGGCTCCTCTGTCGATATAGGTATGACCCCGATGCTATTGCAGCTAATCTCTGTTTACGTCCTGATGCAATTCATTGACGAACACAAGTAGGAATGTAGACCGGCTTCcaatctccattgattttcattCCTGCACTACTATTCTATGCAAGTCATTATTAGATATTAATGTAGCATCGAatttttgaaagaaaaaaaactgCTAACTCATCAATCCTTGCTAGATGAgtcattgatgctatcaattttTTGATGTAAATAAGCAGACCCCATATT
This portion of the Triticum urartu cultivar G1812 unplaced genomic scaffold, Tu2.1 TuUngrouped_contig_8888, whole genome shotgun sequence genome encodes:
- the LOC125532042 gene encoding uncharacterized protein LOC125532042 isoform X1 — its product is MFGRDSDRVSFGRSTGRCAHKYTSTLSTEVLAQLFLSLLDIAVLPLCQSHQNLAVLPTSPEFLHTADFAKITSARALAVKEENKGWKMASEEDAEAGRSIEQEFLTHATPSGFASHQFEGFEAMLLLLSSLPLRTYMILAHGVGLSDSGSSVDIGRSHLACSARSKGRISLVAQPYRGTNGFLCSVGSTPLSWFTNSPNCGC
- the LOC125532042 gene encoding uncharacterized protein LOC125532042 isoform X2, whose protein sequence is MRPSETAVLPLCQSHQNLAVLPTSPEFLHTADFAKITSARALAVKEENKGWKMASEEDAEAGRSIEQEFLTHATPSGFASHQFEGFEAMLLLLSSLPLRTYMILAHGVGLSDSGSSVDIGRSHLACSARSKGRISLVAQPYRGTNGFLCSVGSTPLSWFTNSPNCGC